A stretch of the Cyprinus carpio isolate SPL01 chromosome B4, ASM1834038v1, whole genome shotgun sequence genome encodes the following:
- the LOC109103222 gene encoding gastrula zinc finger protein XlCGF8.2DB-like, with product MAFIKEESEDMRMEETFIVKQEEAEEQTDLMALKEESPKEELNEMEEKNQDEKRHDFKRGEKSLKTEKTSSQKSGLRTDSNSFTCCQCGKNFTCKQNLEVHMRVHTGEKPFCCQQCEKSFNQKQNLKVHMRVHTGEKPYTCKLCGQSFTLKGNLKVHMRIHTGETPYTCKLCGKSFSRKESLVTHMNSHTGEKPCICGQCGKRLKCKESLSPLLSESSCGDCFVCHQCGKSFLHKRSLKTHIRLHTGEKPFICPECGKCFSQKGNLQTHISIHIGEKPCICGQCGKRFLHKKSLNTHIRLHTGEKPFICPHCGKSFSQKGNLQTHKSIHTGEKSFKCFQCDNIFTYKRDLKHHLQTHSVKKL from the exons ATGgcatttattaaagaggagagtgaagataTGAGGATGGAAGAAACATTCATAGTGAAACAAGAAGAggctgaggaacaaacag acCTGATGgcactgaaagaggagagtccgaaagaagaactgaatgaaatggaagagaaaaatcAGGATGAGAAACGTCATGATTTCAAGAGAGGAGAAAAATCCTTAAAGACTGAAAAGACTTCCTCACAAAAAAGTGGTCTGAGGACTGACTCTAACAGTTTCACCTGCTGTCAGTGTGGTAAGAATTTCACTTGTAAGCAAAACCTTgaagtccacatgagagttcacacggGAGAGAAGCCTTTCTGCTGCCAAcagtgtgaaaagagtttcaatcaaaaacaaaaccttaaagtccacatgcgagttcacactggagagaagccttacacctgcaaactgtgtggacaAAGTTTTACACTTAagggaaaccttaaagtccacatgagaattcatactggagagaccccttacacctgcaaactgtgtgggaagagcttcTCACGAAAGGAAAGTCTTGTGACTCACATGAAcagtcacactggagagaagccttgcatatgtggtcagtgtggaaagagattaaaatgtaaagaatCTCTCAGTCCTCTTTtgagtgaatcctcatgtggtgATTGTTTTGtatgccatcagtgtggaaagagtttcctgCATAAAAGAAGCCTCAAAACTCACATTAGacttcatactggagagaagcctttcatctGCCCTGAGTGTGGAAAATGCTTCTCACAAAAAGGAAACCTTCAGACTCACATAAGTATTCACATTGGAGAGAAGCCTTGCATATGTGGTCAATGTGGAAAGAGATTCCTGCATAAAAAAAGCCTCAACACTCATATTAGacttcatactggagagaagccttttatCTGCCCTCATTGTGGAAAAAGCTTCTCACAAAAAGGAAACCTTCAGACTCACAAAAgtatccacactggagagaagtcttttaagtgttttcagtgcgataatatttttacatataaaagagACCTGAAACATCATTTGCAAACTCATTCTGTAAAGAAATTGTGA